GTAGGTAAAGATAAAATAATGAGAAGTAATTTGCCAGACAAAAATACATTATTAAAACAAAAAGTTGATACAGACTATATTGTAGAAGCTTTAAAAGGAAATTCTGGATGGGAGATTTCTAAAAACATAAACAATGAAGATGTGATTGTAGCCTATTCATTGTTTAATTTTAAAGATATAAACTGGATATTTGTGGCAGAAGTTTCATTAAAAGAGGCTTATGAAGATTCAGTTAAAATCAGAAATATATTATCTATAACCTCTGTAATTATATTAATAATTTCAATAGTCATATCAATATTCTTTTCACAAAAAATATCAAGTCCACTAATTGAATTGAGTAAAAAAGTTGATAAATTTGCACTTGGCGACTTTACAGTAGATTTTAAAGTAAAAAGTAAAGATGAAACAGCATTAATAGCAAAATCATTGCAAAATATGGCAAATAATCTTAAAGATACAATAAAATGGATACTAATAGCAGGAGATAAGATTGAAAATTCAGCAGAAACACTAACGGAAATATCAAACAAAACAATGCGAGCAAATGAAGAATCATTATCAAAAGCCATGGATATAGAAGAAAATGCTGAAAATGCAGCATCATATACAGAAATGCTAACTACAGGTGTAAATGAAGTTTCAATTGCTGCTCAAAAGGTTTCAAGCGATACATCAGAAATATCAAAAGAAGTAAATGAAGCTACAGAAATAACTGAAAAAGGTGAAAAATCAATAATTCAAATTAATGAAATAATACAAAAAGCAGTAGAAAAATCAACTGAAACAGAAAAAGCAGTTGAAACCTTATCAGAAAAAGCTGAAAATATTGGTGAAATTGTTGATACAATAACAACAATTACAGAACAGACCAATTTACTTGCATTAAATGCAGCAATAGAGGCGGCAAGGGCTGGAGAAGCCGGGAAAGGATTTGCTGTAGTTGCAGATGAAATAAGAAAATTAGCAGAAGAAAGTAAAAATGCAACAGAAGAAATTGCTAAAATCTTAACAGAAATAAAAAATGGTACGATTCAGGCAAATAAAGCTACAGAGGAAACTGTAGAAGTAATAAATGAAGTTGAAAATCAGGCTAATGATGTAAAAGAAAAATTTGGAGTAATCCTTGAAAAAATAGAAAATATAAATAAACGAGTCGAAGGGTTAACCTCAAGTGCTGAAGAGCAAAGTGCTTCAACAGAAGAGATGGCGGCAGCAGCTGAAAAAACTTCACAAATGGTAAATCAAATTTCTGAAGAAATATCCGAAATAACAAGAGATATCCAGATAGAAAGCGAAGAAATAAGCAATGTAAATGAAAAAGCAGAAGAATTAAAAAAATTAGTAGAAGAGTTGAACAATAAATTGGATAATTTCAAAATATAATGTCAATAGTATAGAGGTGAAAAAATGAAAAAAATATTAAAAAATGCATATGTGTTAATGAGTGCGGATGCAGAAATAAAAAAAATGGACATTTTAATTGAAAATGGAATTATAATAGAAATTGAAGAAAATATAGAAAATGAAGACAATACTGTGGAATTAATAGATTTAAAAGATAAACTCATACTTCCTGGATTTATAAATACACATACACATCTTGCAATGAGTTTGTTCAGAGGAATAGGTGATGATTTAACCTTAAAAGAATGGCTGTTTGACGTTATGTTTCCTCGAGAAGAATTATTAACAGATGAACTCACATATTATGGTTCTTTAATATCAACAATGGAAATGTTATCCAAAGGAACAACAACAATTGTAGATATGTATTTATTTATGAATGGAACAGCAGAAGCAGTAAAGGATTTAGGAGTAAGAGCGTATTTAACAAGAGGATTGGGATATGATAATGATGAAGGATGGAAAAGAAGAATAGATGAAACAATAGAGCTATTTGAAAAATATCATAACAAATATAATATAAAAGTGGGATTTGGACCACATGCTCCATATACATGTCCAATGAATAAACTTGAAGAAATAGCTGAATTAACGGAAAAATACGATACGTTTGCTACAATCCATTTATATGAGGCGAAACATGAAAGGGATATGTATTCCTTTGAAGACTTAGAAAAAACTGGATTATTTAAAAATAACGTAATTGCTGCACATTGTGTTCATGTAGACGATAAAGATATGAAAATTCTGGCAAGAAACGAGATAACAGTTGCGCATAACCCTTCAAGTAATTTAAAGTTAGGTAATGGAATTGCTCCTATAATAAAAATGCTGGAACATGAAATCAATGTAACTCTTGGAACAGATGGGGCAGCAAGTAATAATACTTTAAATCTCTGGGAAGAAATGAGATTAGCAGCATTATTACAAAAATCATATGGTCCTGAAAAGTTTAAAACAGAAGAAGCATTAAGAATGGTATGGGAAAATGGAGGATATGCACTAAACGAAAAAATTGGAAGAATAGAAGAAGGTTACAAAGCGGATTTTGCAGTTATTGATATAAATAACATAGAATTCTATCCTGTAGATTTAAATAGATTAAAATCTCATATAGTATATTCAGCACCATCCAATAGAGTCTATGCAACTATGGTAAATGGCGAATGGGTTTATTACAATGGTGAATTTCCAAAATTAAAAGAAAATAATTATTACGAAAAATTTCATGAATTATACACTAATCTCGAAAATAAAATTAAAGAAAAAGAATAAATAAACGTTTATAATATTAGAGAAACGAAAAGATAAAAAAGGAGCAGAGAAGGTGTTATACAATAAATTAAGTGATTACTTAAAAAAAAGATATGGAGAAAGAGTCCAGCGTTTACCTATAAACGCTGGTTTTACCTGTCCAAATAAAACCGGTGTAAGAGGAACTGGTGGATGTATCTACTGTGAAGAAAGTGGGAGCGGGTTTGCAGCATTATCTCCTAAAACACCTATTGCAGAACAGATACAAATAATGATGAAAAGATATGAAGGTAGAGCAAACAAATTTATGGCATATTTTCAATCAAATACAAATACATATGCACCGGCACATGTTTTAAAAAAAATTTATGATTCGGCGTTAATAGATGAAAGAATAATAATTCTTGATATTTCAACACGACCTGATACAGTGCCAGACGATGTTTTGGATTTAATTGCATCGTATAAAGAAAAAATGGATGTTTATATAGAATATGGACTTCAAAGCGTTAATATAAACACATTAAAAATTTTAAATAGAGGCCATTCACTTGCAGAGTTTATAGATGCTGTTAATAGAGCAAAACAAAGAAACCTTGAAGTGATAGTACATATGATAGTGGATTTGCCCTGGGATAGTGAAGAAGATATTATTGAAGGAGCAAAAATATTATCAGCATTAAAAGTAGATGGTGTAAAATTGCATTCCCTTTATATAACTGAAGATACTGTACTTGGAAAAATGTATAAAAATGGTGAAGTAAAGCCTTTAAGTTTAGAAGAATTTATTAATAGAAATATATTATTTTTAGAATATCTTGATCCAGAAATTGTAATTCATCGTTTAGCAGCTGATCCACCAAGAGAAGGTGTTTTGCATGGGAATTGGGGAATGTCCAAAATTAAAATAATAAATTTACTTGAAAAAGAAATGAAAAATAGAAATACCTATCAGGGAAGATTATTTAATTACTTAAATAGATAATATATTATAAAGTGGGACGATCGGTCGCGTGGCAGCATACTCGCATGCCATGAGGAAAGTCCGGACTCTGAGGGCGGGATGCCGGTTAACTGCCGGGAGGAGTGATCCTCGGAAAGGGCCATAGAAACGAAAACCGCCGAATATGGCAAGGGTGGAAAGGTGAGGTAAGAGCTCACCGGCATCAGGGTAACCTGATGGCCTGGTAACCCCCATCCTGAGCAAGGTCAAATAGGAAGGTTAAGCTTGCCCGGCTTGCCTTTTATGGCGCCTTCCAGGTAGACCGCTTAGATAAATGACCGACAAAACAGAATCCGGCTTACCGTCCCACTTTTTTTGTTAGCTAATCAAACTGTAAAAATTTTGTAATTTTTAAGTAAAATAAACGGTATAGAATATATTTGTAATTATTTTAAATTTGTTTTTATTTGAAAATTTAACTATAAGGGGGATGTAATTATGGTAAAAAAAGAAATGACAAGAAAATTTTTAGAAGATGCTTTTTGTGGTGAATCAAAAGCTCATATGAAGTATACAATTTATGCTGAAGATGCTGAAGCTCAGGGCAAAAAAAATCTTGCAAGATTATGGAGAGCAATTGCATATGCAGAGTTTGTACATGCTCGAAATCATTTTAAAGCATTGGGCTATTTAGGAAGCGTAGGAGATAATTTAGAAGATTCAGCGGCTGGAGAACACTTTGAAATTGAAGAAATGTATCCAGTATATAAAAATGCTTCAGAATTCCAGGAAGAAAAAGAAGCTGTAAGAAGTGCTCATTATGCATTAGAAGCTGAAAAAATACATGAAGAAATGTATAAAGAAGCAAAAAAGCATCTTGAAACCAATGAAGATTTAGAAGATAAAAAGGTTTATGTATGTAAGATTTGTGGATATACAACATTTGATGAAATACCAGAAAAATGTCCAGTTTGTGGTGCAACCTCATCACAATTTGAAGAGTTTTAAGGAGGGGAAAAAATGAAATTAGGAGATGTAATTAAATCAGCAGATTTCAAAAATGAAAAGCATGTACCAGTTATAGATGCACCTGAAAAGGTAAAGGCAGGAGAGACATTTAAAGTTGAGGTACAGGTTGGAAAAGATATAGCTCATCCAAATACAGTGGAACATCATATTGCGTGGATAGATTTATATGTTCATTATGAGGATAATCCAAATACCATTCATCTTGGAAGATTTGAATTTGGTGCAGGAGTAACTGAACCACATGTATTAACACATATAAAATTAGATAAAAAAGGAACTTTAATAGCACATTCATATTGTAACCTCCATGGTTTATGGGAATCAGAAAAGGTTATAGAAGTAGAATAAGGAGCTTTATGCTCCTTATTTTTTTAATATGTTAATATTTATGTAAAAAAAGTATGTTATAATTTTCTCGAAATATAAAAGTGAAATTTTTCTCCTGAGATGAAGGGAGTATTCCTGACATCAAGGGAGGGGAAATAAGGGATACAATATTCCCCTTCCTTGGTGTATAGAAAATACCAAAGGAAGGGGTGTTTTTTTATGGAAAAGAAGATAAGCACATTGTCCATAATAATTTATAACCGTGACTTAGCTTATCAAAAAGTAAGTGATTTATTACACAATTATGGTGAAAAAATTCTTTTGAGAGTGGGTTATCCAATGAAGGAAAAAGGAATAGCGATAATATTTCTTGTGGTGGAAATGACAACAGATGAGCTTGGTGCATTATCTGGAAAATTAGGGCAAATTGATTCTGTAAAGGTTAAAAGTACAACTTTAAAAATTTAAATTATCTGGAGGTGTTTATAATGTTATATATAAAAGATAGAGACAATTTAAAATCCTTTATTCCAGAAGAAAAAATCTTTGAATATTTAGAAACTACAAAAAATCCTGACAAATTTAAAGTTCGTGAAATAATTCAAAAATCACTTAATAAAAATCGATTAGATCCGGAGGAAATGGCAACATTATTAAATGTTGAAGATGAAGAGTTGCTTGAAGAAATATTTGAAGGTGCAAGAGAATTAAAAAGAAGAATATATGGAAATAGAATAGTATTATTTGCACCTTTGTATATTGGAAATGAGTGTATAAACAATTGTCAGTATTGTGGATTTAGAGTAACTAATAAAAATATTGTAAGACGTTCTTTAAGTATTGAAGAAGTAAAAAAAGAAGTAGAAGCTCTTGAAGATAAAGGACATAAACGATTAATAGTAGTTTTTGGTGAACATCCGAAGTATAATGCAAAATTTATGACAGAAACTATTAGAACAATATATAATACAAAAAAAGGAAAAGGTGAAATAAGAAGAGTAAACGTAAATGCAGCTCCACAGACTGTTGAAGATTATAAATTATTTAAAGAGGTTGGAATTGGAACTTTTCAGATATTTCAGGAAACCTATCATAGAGAAACATATAAAAAATATCATATAAGTGGTCCAAAATCCAATTATTTATGGCGATTATATGGTCTTGACAGAGCATTTCAAGCAGGATTAGATGATGTTGGAATTGGTGCATTATTTGGATTATATGATTGGAAATTTGAAGCAATGGGATTATTATATCATACTATACATTTTGAAGAAAGATTTAATGTTGGGCCTCATACAATATCATTTCCTCGAATAGAACCAGCACTTGATACACCAATTGCAGAAAGACCGCCATATGCACTGGATGATAAAAATTTTAAAAAGCTGGTAGCTATTTTAAGATTAGCAGTACCATATACAGGATTAATACTAACAGCAAGAGAACCTGTGGAAATAAGAAATGAAGTATTAAAGTTTGGAGTTTCCCAAATAGATGGTGGTTCAAGTATAGGCGTAGGAAGTTATTCTGAAACCGATGAAGAAAAGATAAAGAAAAGTCAATTCCTGCTTGGAGATAATAGAACATTAGATCAAATTATTGAAGAACTTTGTGAAGAAGGTTACTTGCCTTCATTCTGTACAGGATGCTATAGATTGGGAAGAACAGGAGAACATTTTATGGAATTTGCTATACCGGGATTTGTAAAGAGATTTTGTACTCCTAATGCTGTTTTGACATTTCTTGAATATTTAGAAGACTATGCACCAGAATCAACAAAGAAAATTGGTGCAAAAAGAATAGAAGAAGAAATTAAAAATATGCAAGATTCCCCGTTAAAAAAAGAATTACTTCAAAAAATAGAAAAAATAAAAGCTGGAGAAAGAGATTTATATTTCTAAGGGGTGATTTATATTTCAAAACGGTTTGAAAGATTAATTGAGAAATTAAAAAAAATTCAAAATGATGTTTCTTCAGAAGTAAGTGAAATAATAAACTATTTTTTGAAATACTTCACATTGGATTATGAAAAAATATTATGGATTTTAAGGTTAGAAAACGAAAATAAAAAAGAAGAAATATATAAAGTAGCAGATATAGTAACAAGAACATTGACTACAGACTTTATTACATTAAAAGGAATAATTGAATTTACCAATTATTGTAATAAAAGTTGTAATTATTGTGGAATTAGAGTACAAAATAATTGTATAAAAAGATATAGAATACCAGAAGAAGAAATATTAAAAATAGCAAAAAACGGAGTAGATATGGGTTTAACAACCATAATTTTACAGGGAGGAGAAGATGAGTATTTTTCTGATGAAACACTGGAAAGAATAATATATAAAATTCATCATGAATATAAAACATCTGTTTCCCTTTCAATTGGTGAAAGAAGCAAGGAAGCATATAAAAGATTTAAAGAAGCTGGTGCTTCAAAGGTTTTACTAAAACATGAAACAATAAACAAAAAAATATTTAATGAGATACATCCAGATAAAGATTATGAATATAGAATAGAATTGTTAGATTATCTTGTATACCTGGGATATATTACAGGTTCAGGTAATATAATTGGTCTTCCAGGGCAAACAGAAAAAGACATAGCTGATGACATCATATTTATGAGAGATCATAGAATAAAAATGATTGGCATGGGACCATTTATATCAACGCATAATACGCCATTAGAAGGATATCCAGATGGTTCTGCTGATTTAACGTTAAATGCATATGCAGCAACAAGATTAACAATTCCATATGCATTAATGCCTGCAACAACAGCTTTGGGAACTTTAAAAAGAGATTATCAATTTAAGGCTTTGAGAAGTGGTTGTAATGTAATAATGGTAAACATTACTCCTGATAAATATAGGAAAAATTACAATATATATGATGAAAAAATAAAAGTTGAGTTTTATGAAACTGCGGAAAGAATTCTTGAAGAAGGTTTAAAATTAAGTCCGTATACATATAGAAGGATTTTGGAGGCGAAAAGAAATGGCTACTCCTATGAAAGGATATAGAAAATATATAGCAATTGCTGGTAGAAGAAATGCTGGTAAATCTACGCTTATTAATGCACTTTTTGATCAAGAAATTGCTATTACGAGCGATATTCCCGGTACCACTACTGATCCTGTATTCAAAACAATGGAATTGCAGCCAATAGGTCCTGTTACTATTATTGATACACCTGGAATAGATGATGAAGGTAAAATAGGAGAATTTAGGGTAAAAAAAGCGTATAAAGCATTATATAAAGCGGACATTGGATTAATAGTAACAAATGATAAAGTTAGCAAATATGAAAAAAAACTTATTGAGATATTTAAAGATTTAAAAATTCCATTTATCGTTGTAATAAACAAAAAGGATATAATAAAAAATATAATAGAAATAGAAAATAGTTATAAACAATACACAAAAAATGTAATTTCAATTTCAGCATTAAAAAAAGAAGGGATTGAAGATTTAAAAGAATTAATAGCGAAAGTATTACCGAAAGAAGAGGAAATACCTTTAATAGCAGATTTAATAGAACCAGGACAATTAATAGTTTTAGTTGTTCCCATAGATCTTGGCGCACCAAAAGGACGCTTAATAATGCCACAGGTTACAGCCATTAGAGAAATTCTTGATCGTGAAGCAATAGCTATAGTAACAAAAGAAAGAGAATTAAAACATACCTTAGAAAATTTGCAAAGGAAACCTGATCTTGTAGTTACAGATTCTCAAAGTGTAATGAAAGTTGTTTCGGATATAGATAGCGATATTCCTCTTACAACATTTTCCATTTTAGAAGCTCGTCATAAAGGAGATCTTGAAATATTATCAAAAAGCGTGGAAGCCATTGAAAAATTAAAAGATGGAGATACTGTGATAATAATGGAAGGTTGTTCTCATAGACCACTTACAGAGGATATAGGAAGAGTGAAAATTCCACGTTGGCTTACAAATCATCTTGGTATAAATATAAATTTTGAATTTATTGCTGGAACAGAATTTCCTGAATATGAAAAAGTTAAAAATGCAAAGCTTATTATTCATTGTGGAGGTTGTACATTAACGAGAAAAGCAATGTTAAGACGTATAAATATTGCCACTATGTATAATATACCAATAGTAAATTATGGTGTATTAATTTCATATTTACATGGAGCAATAGATAGAGCGTTGGAAATATTCCCCGAAATATCAAGAAATAAACATAAAGGATATGAATCATTGTTATTGGATTAATATGAGGTGGTCAAATGCGTGTTGAAAGAGATTTTATTGGCGAGTTGGAAATACCTGATAATGTTTATTATGGTATACACACAGCAAGAGCATTAAAAAATTTTCCGATTACAGGTGAAAAATACAATGAGAATTTTATCTGGGCTTTTTTCATGATAAAAAAAGCCGCTGCAATTTTAAATTATGAACTTGGATATTTAGAAAAAGATATTGCAAAGGCAATTGTAAAAGCCTGCGATGAATGGAAAAACCTTAAAAATTATATAGTTGTTGAACCTCTATCCGGAGGAGCTGGAACATCTATTAATATGAATTTTAATGAAGTAATTGCTAATCGAGCAACAGAGATATTAAATGGAGAAAAGGGAGAATATATAGTAAATCCATTGAATCATGTAAATCTACATCAATCAACCAATGATGTGTTTCCAACAGCAGGAAAAATAGCTATAATTAAAGAATTGAGAGAAGTTGTAAGTAATGTAATAAAATTACAGGATATAATTCAAAATAAAGAAAAAGAGTTTATGAAAATAAAAAAAATAGGGAGAACTCAATTAATGGATGCTGTACCAATAATGCTTGGACAGGAATTTGGTGCATGGGCTGATGCATTGAGTAGAGACAGGTGGCGATTGTACAAAGTTGAAGAGAGAATAAGAAGTGTCAACATTGGAGGAACCGCAATAGGAACAGGAATAGCGGCACCAAAAGAGTATGTTTTAAAAATAGTAAATGTAGTAAGAGAAATAACAAAAATAGGAATTGCAAAAGCGGAAAACCTTATTGACGCCACTCAAAATTGGGATGTATTTTCGGAAATTAGTGGATTATTAAAATCATTAGCTGTAAATTTAATAAAAATATCAAATGATATAAGATTATTGGGATCAGGAAGATCAGGGTATAACGAATTAATTTTACCCAAAATTCAAGCTGGAAGCTCAATAATGCCTGGTAAAGTTAATCCAGTAATTCCAGAATATGTAATTCAATTATCACTAAGCGTTATCTCGTTTGACAACCTCATTACAACAGCAACTTATAATGGTAATCTTGAATTAAACCACCTTGCTCCTTTAATAATTCATTATACATTGAAGTCAATGGAATATCTTAATAATTCTCTTACAGCTTTGAAAGGATATATAGAACTAATAGAAGCCAATGAAAAGCAATGTCAAAAAAATTTGATAAATTCTTATACCTTTATTACTCCATTAATAGAATTATTTGGATATGAAATAGTATCAGAAGCACTTGAAAAAAACGATTATGAAGTTGAAAACGTCATTAAATACCTCTCTGAAAAATACAACAAAAATATTAAAGAACTAAAAAAAATGATAAATCCAGAAAAAATGACAGGGCTTGGATACAACCTAAAATGATATATAAAATTATTTCTTTTGAAATAAAAAGAAATAATAATTTAAAAAAGAATTTATATAATTTATTAGCAGAAAGATGAACTTTTTGAAAATCAGGGAGGTATTAAAATGCAGGTATCATTAGATCAATTAATAAACATCATTATGGCAAGACTTGAAGCTATTGAAATGTCAATGGAAGATTTAAAATTTAGAACAAATATTGCTTTAAGGGTATTATACAAAAATGAAATCTTAACAGAGGAAAACTTAGTAGAAGCAATTAAGGATGAATTTAAAGCACACACAGAATTAGAAGGTAAAAAAGTTGAGCTTCCAGATGACAAAGCAAAAGAAATGTCAAATGACATATTAAACTGGGTAAAAAATGATTTAGAAGAAATGAAAAAGAAAATGCAGGAATATGAAGAACAATTAAAGAGTTTAATGCAGCAAGAAGCTATGAATACACCAGATATTAGTGTTGCACCAGCAGACTTGCTTAATCAGCTTGACCAGATGAAAAAAACACCAAAAGGCGGAAACAATGGAGGATTAATTTTTTAAGAATAACATCAATCCCCGACATGAAAATGTCGGGGATTTTTTTACAAAATAGTGATATAATTATATATGTAATATATATATAATTATAAGGAGATGAAAATATGGGTAATGTATTTGGTCCAGTACCTTCAAGAAGATTGGGAAATTCTCTTGGAATTAATCTAACACCATTAAAAACCTGTAATTATGCATGTATCTATTGTCAATTAGGAAAAACAACAAACTTTACAAATCAAAGGAAAGAATATATAAAAACCGAAGAAATTATCAAAG
This is a stretch of genomic DNA from Marinitoga piezophila KA3. It encodes these proteins:
- the hydE gene encoding [FeFe] hydrogenase H-cluster radical SAM maturase HydE, whose protein sequence is MIYISKRFERLIEKLKKIQNDVSSEVSEIINYFLKYFTLDYEKILWILRLENENKKEEIYKVADIVTRTLTTDFITLKGIIEFTNYCNKSCNYCGIRVQNNCIKRYRIPEEEILKIAKNGVDMGLTTIILQGGEDEYFSDETLERIIYKIHHEYKTSVSLSIGERSKEAYKRFKEAGASKVLLKHETINKKIFNEIHPDKDYEYRIELLDYLVYLGYITGSGNIIGLPGQTEKDIADDIIFMRDHRIKMIGMGPFISTHNTPLEGYPDGSADLTLNAYAATRLTIPYALMPATTALGTLKRDYQFKALRSGCNVIMVNITPDKYRKNYNIYDEKIKVEFYETAERILEEGLKLSPYTYRRILEAKRNGYSYERI
- a CDS encoding aspartate ammonia-lyase, translating into MRVERDFIGELEIPDNVYYGIHTARALKNFPITGEKYNENFIWAFFMIKKAAAILNYELGYLEKDIAKAIVKACDEWKNLKNYIVVEPLSGGAGTSINMNFNEVIANRATEILNGEKGEYIVNPLNHVNLHQSTNDVFPTAGKIAIIKELREVVSNVIKLQDIIQNKEKEFMKIKKIGRTQLMDAVPIMLGQEFGAWADALSRDRWRLYKVEERIRSVNIGGTAIGTGIAAPKEYVLKIVNVVREITKIGIAKAENLIDATQNWDVFSEISGLLKSLAVNLIKISNDIRLLGSGRSGYNELILPKIQAGSSIMPGKVNPVIPEYVIQLSLSVISFDNLITTATYNGNLELNHLAPLIIHYTLKSMEYLNNSLTALKGYIELIEANEKQCQKNLINSYTFITPLIELFGYEIVSEALEKNDYEVENVIKYLSEKYNKNIKELKKMINPEKMTGLGYNLK
- a CDS encoding amidohydrolase; translated protein: MKKILKNAYVLMSADAEIKKMDILIENGIIIEIEENIENEDNTVELIDLKDKLILPGFINTHTHLAMSLFRGIGDDLTLKEWLFDVMFPREELLTDELTYYGSLISTMEMLSKGTTTIVDMYLFMNGTAEAVKDLGVRAYLTRGLGYDNDEGWKRRIDETIELFEKYHNKYNIKVGFGPHAPYTCPMNKLEEIAELTEKYDTFATIHLYEAKHERDMYSFEDLEKTGLFKNNVIAAHCVHVDDKDMKILARNEITVAHNPSSNLKLGNGIAPIIKMLEHEINVTLGTDGAASNNTLNLWEEMRLAALLQKSYGPEKFKTEEALRMVWENGGYALNEKIGRIEEGYKADFAVIDINNIEFYPVDLNRLKSHIVYSAPSNRVYATMVNGEWVYYNGEFPKLKENNYYEKFHELYTNLENKIKEKE
- a CDS encoding methyl-accepting chemotaxis protein, producing MKIKSKILILTFSLLFISFLVFFMISLTQSQDSLKKSFVNKLIVARDSKIMLLQKTLMEVSNDLDYFSDMNAIVENLKGFYDEEDFYKSLDDFDTLLKDLKLIYYENNPYKEKEKLDNFFYDDNFDQNKISSDVLDEVYQYNSVHEKINPLLRKLINTKNLYYDIYYISSDGYVLYSVKKNDDFAESINSSKLKNTSLAKIYKILSEDKENKVHFSDIEEYNIGDSKYAFFAGKKLIYDNQNIGYLIIRLNVENFEKIFMDRSGMGKTGITYIVGKDKIMRSNLPDKNTLLKQKVDTDYIVEALKGNSGWEISKNINNEDVIVAYSLFNFKDINWIFVAEVSLKEAYEDSVKIRNILSITSVIILIISIVISIFFSQKISSPLIELSKKVDKFALGDFTVDFKVKSKDETALIAKSLQNMANNLKDTIKWILIAGDKIENSAETLTEISNKTMRANEESLSKAMDIEENAENAASYTEMLTTGVNEVSIAAQKVSSDTSEISKEVNEATEITEKGEKSIIQINEIIQKAVEKSTETEKAVETLSEKAENIGEIVDTITTITEQTNLLALNAAIEAARAGEAGKGFAVVADEIRKLAEESKNATEEIAKILTEIKNGTIQANKATEETVEVINEVENQANDVKEKFGVILEKIENINKRVEGLTSSAEEQSASTEEMAAAAEKTSQMVNQISEEISEITRDIQIESEEISNVNEKAEELKKLVEELNNKLDNFKI
- a CDS encoding TIGR01212 family radical SAM protein (This family includes YhcC from E. coli K-12, an uncharacterized radical SAM protein.); translated protein: MLYNKLSDYLKKRYGERVQRLPINAGFTCPNKTGVRGTGGCIYCEESGSGFAALSPKTPIAEQIQIMMKRYEGRANKFMAYFQSNTNTYAPAHVLKKIYDSALIDERIIILDISTRPDTVPDDVLDLIASYKEKMDVYIEYGLQSVNINTLKILNRGHSLAEFIDAVNRAKQRNLEVIVHMIVDLPWDSEEDIIEGAKILSALKVDGVKLHSLYITEDTVLGKMYKNGEVKPLSLEEFINRNILFLEYLDPEIVIHRLAADPPREGVLHGNWGMSKIKIINLLEKEMKNRNTYQGRLFNYLNR
- a CDS encoding TM1266 family iron-only hydrogenase system putative regulator → MEKKISTLSIIIYNRDLAYQKVSDLLHNYGEKILLRVGYPMKEKGIAIIFLVVEMTTDELGALSGKLGQIDSVKVKSTTLKI
- a CDS encoding rubrerythrin family protein produces the protein MMVKKEMTRKFLEDAFCGESKAHMKYTIYAEDAEAQGKKNLARLWRAIAYAEFVHARNHFKALGYLGSVGDNLEDSAAGEHFEIEEMYPVYKNASEFQEEKEAVRSAHYALEAEKIHEEMYKEAKKHLETNEDLEDKKVYVCKICGYTTFDEIPEKCPVCGATSSQFEEF
- the hydG gene encoding [FeFe] hydrogenase H-cluster radical SAM maturase HydG; protein product: MLYIKDRDNLKSFIPEEKIFEYLETTKNPDKFKVREIIQKSLNKNRLDPEEMATLLNVEDEELLEEIFEGARELKRRIYGNRIVLFAPLYIGNECINNCQYCGFRVTNKNIVRRSLSIEEVKKEVEALEDKGHKRLIVVFGEHPKYNAKFMTETIRTIYNTKKGKGEIRRVNVNAAPQTVEDYKLFKEVGIGTFQIFQETYHRETYKKYHISGPKSNYLWRLYGLDRAFQAGLDDVGIGALFGLYDWKFEAMGLLYHTIHFEERFNVGPHTISFPRIEPALDTPIAERPPYALDDKNFKKLVAILRLAVPYTGLILTAREPVEIRNEVLKFGVSQIDGGSSIGVGSYSETDEEKIKKSQFLLGDNRTLDQIIEELCEEGYLPSFCTGCYRLGRTGEHFMEFAIPGFVKRFCTPNAVLTFLEYLEDYAPESTKKIGAKRIEEEIKNMQDSPLKKELLQKIEKIKAGERDLYF
- a CDS encoding class II SORL domain-containing protein, whose amino-acid sequence is MKLGDVIKSADFKNEKHVPVIDAPEKVKAGETFKVEVQVGKDIAHPNTVEHHIAWIDLYVHYEDNPNTIHLGRFEFGAGVTEPHVLTHIKLDKKGTLIAHSYCNLHGLWESEKVIEVE
- the hydF gene encoding [FeFe] hydrogenase H-cluster maturation GTPase HydF, producing the protein MATPMKGYRKYIAIAGRRNAGKSTLINALFDQEIAITSDIPGTTTDPVFKTMELQPIGPVTIIDTPGIDDEGKIGEFRVKKAYKALYKADIGLIVTNDKVSKYEKKLIEIFKDLKIPFIVVINKKDIIKNIIEIENSYKQYTKNVISISALKKEGIEDLKELIAKVLPKEEEIPLIADLIEPGQLIVLVVPIDLGAPKGRLIMPQVTAIREILDREAIAIVTKERELKHTLENLQRKPDLVVTDSQSVMKVVSDIDSDIPLTTFSILEARHKGDLEILSKSVEAIEKLKDGDTVIIMEGCSHRPLTEDIGRVKIPRWLTNHLGININFEFIAGTEFPEYEKVKNAKLIIHCGGCTLTRKAMLRRINIATMYNIPIVNYGVLISYLHGAIDRALEIFPEISRNKHKGYESLLLD